The genomic stretch CGCCGAGATCGTCGCCGGGGCCGGCCGGCCCGTGACGGTCGAGGTCGACCGCGCCCGGGCCATCGCCGACGTGGTGGCGCTCGCCCGCGACGGCGACGTGGTCGTGATCGCCGGCAAGGGCCACGAGCAGGGTCAGGAGTTCGCCGGCGGCCGCAAGGTGCCGTTCGACGACGTCGCCGTCGCCCGGGAGGCGCTGCGTGCGCGCCTGGTCGCCTGACCGCGTCGCCCGCGCCGCGGGCGGCCGGCTCGTGGCGCCCGCGCCGGTGACGACCGGGCCCCGGCGCGTGGTCATCGACTCGCGCGAGGTCACCGAGGGCGACCTGTTCGTCGGCCTGCCGGGCGCGGCGCTCGACGGCGGCGCGTTCGCGGCGCGGGCGCTGCAGGCCGGGGCGTGGGGGACGCTGACGACGCCCGCGCACGCGGCCGAGACGCGCGGCACGACCCCCGGGGCGGTGATCGCGGTCGACGACCCGATCGCCGGCCTGCACCGGCTGGCCACCGAATGGCGCCGCGCGCTCGAGGTGCAGGTCATCGGCATCACCGGCTCGACCGGCAAGACGTCGACGAAGGACCTGCTCGCCGGGATGCTGCGCCCGTACCGGCGGACGGTCGCCACGGCCCAGAACCTCAACACCGAGATCGGCGTGCCGCTGACGATCCTCTCCGCGCCGGCCGACACCGAGGTGCTCGTGCTCGAGATGGCGATGCGCGGCCTCGGCCAGATCGCCGAGCTCGCCGCGATCGCCGAGCCCGACGTCGGGGTCATCGTGAACATCGGGCCCGTGCACCTCGAGCTCCTCGGCTCGATCACCGCGATCGCCGCCGCCAAGGCCGAGCTGATCGCCGGGCTGCGCGGCGGGGGCACCGCGGTCGTCCCGGTCGACGAGCCGCTGCTGGAGCCCTACCACCGCCACGACCTGTCCTGGATCACGTTCGGCCTCGGCGGCGACGTCGCGGACCTCGGCGACGTCCGGATCCCGTTCGAGAGCGCCCACATGCGCCGGAACGCGCTGGCCGCGCTGGGCGCCACGCGGGCGGTCGGCGTGGAGCCGCGCGGGCTCGTCGACGTCGAGCTGTCGGCCCGCCGCGGGCAGCGCGTCGAGCTCGACAACGGGGCGGTCATCCTCAACGACTGCTACAACGCCAACCCGATGTCGATGCGCGCCGCCCTCGACGAGCTCCACCGCGCGCCGGGGCGCCGCGTCGCGGTCCTCGGCGACATGCTCGAGCTCGGTCCCGACGAGATCCGCTTCCACGAGGAGATCGGCGCCTACGCGCGCGAGCGCTCCGACGTGCTCGTCACCGTCGGCCCGCTCGCGGCGCACATGGGCGGCGACTACTCGGTCGCGGACGCCGCGGCGGCCGCCGCGCTCGTCGAGGAGATCGTGTCCGAGGGGGACACCGTGCTCGTCAAGGCCTCTCGCGGGGTCGGACTCGAAGCGGTCGCCGAGGCGCTCTAGGTGGGCGAGGTCCTGATCGGCGGCACGGCCGCGCTGCTCATCTGCGTCTTCTTGAGCCCGCGCTTCATCGCGTTCCTGCGCGTGCGCGAGTTCGGCCAGCACATCCGCGAGGAGGGGCCCGAGGGCCACCACGCCAAGGCGGGCACGCCGACGATGGGCGGGATCATCATCTTCCTCGCCGTCTCGGCCCCGTTCCTGATCCTCAGCGACTACGACTGGCGCGCGGTCGGCGTGTACCTCGCCGCGATGCTGTGCGCGCTGCTGGGCTTCGCCGACGACTACACGAAGATCGTGCGCCGGCGCTCGCTCGGCCTGCGGGCGCGCACGAAGCTCGGCGTCACGATCGCGATCTCCCTGCTGCTCTGGTACATCGCCAAGGAGAAGGCGGGGCTCCCGGCGACGCTCCGCCTGCGGTTCGTCGACGCGCAGGTCGACCTGGGGATCTTCTATCCGGTCCTGATCTACCTCGTCGTCGCCGGCACGACGAGCGCGGTCAACCTCACCGACGGCCTCGACGGCCTCGCCGCCGGGTGTGCGGCGATCGTGCTGCTGGCCTACATCGGCATCACGTTCGTCACGACCGGCCAGAAGGACCTCGCCCTGTTGTGCGCGTGCCTCGTCGGCGCGTGCATCGGCTTCCTGTGGTTCAACGCGTTCCCCGCGACGATCTTCATGGGCGACACCGGCTCGCTCGGCCTGGGCGGTGCGATCGCGGGCATCGCGGTCATGACGAAGACCGAGGTGCTGCTGATCCTGCTCGGCGGCATCTTCGTCATCGAGGCGCTGAGCGTGCTCATCCAGGTCTTCTCGTTTCAGACGTTCCGCAAGCGCGTGTTCCTGATGGCGCCGATACACCACCACTTCGAGCTGATGGCGTGGTCGGAGACGAAGATCATCCTGCGCTTCTGGATCATCGCCGCCGTCTGCGCGGCGATCGGCTTCACGATCTATCAGCAATCCCTCTCGTAGGAGTCCGTCGCGCCGCGTCGAATGCGGCATGGATGGCCAGAACTCGCGCCGCCGCCCGCGAGCAGCCCGTGGAGCACAGGATCCTGCTCACGGCGACGCTCTGCCTGCTCGCCGCCGGCGCGGTGATGGTCTACAGCGCCTCGTCGGCGCGCACGCTGCTCGAGGGCCAGGGCGACGGCACCGCGTACCTCGTCAAGTACGTCATGTGGGGCGTCGTGGGCATCGTGATCATGCAGGTCGTGGCGCGCATGGACCTGCGCCGCGTCCGCGACCTCACGCCGATGCTCGTCGGCGTCTCCGTCGTGATGCTGCTCGCGGTGAAGGTCCCGGGCGTCGGCGTGCAGGTCAACGGGGCGACCCGCTGGCTGGGCGCCGGGCCGCTGCAGTTCCAGCCGAGCGAGCTGGCGAAGATCGCGCTCGTCCTCTACGCGGTGCGGCTGATCTCCGAGAAGCCGAAGCTCGTCCTCACGCTCAAGGGCATCTTCCGGCCGCTCGGGATGGTGGTGGGCGCGTGCGCTCTGCTGATCGTCTCGCAGCCGGACCTCGGCACGTTCCTCGTCATCGCGTTCACGTTGACCGCGGTCCTCGTGGCGGCGGGGATGCCGCTCAAGCTCCTGGGCAAGTGCCTGCTCGTCGGCGTCCTGCTCATCGGGCTGTTCGCGCTGCTCGAGCCGTACCGGCGCGACCGCCTCACCGCGTTCATCGACCCGTGGGCGCACGCGGACACGATCGGCTACCAGTCGGCGCAGGGCCAGATCGCGCTCGGGTCGGGCGGGTTCCTGGGCCGTGGTCTGGGCGAGTCGGTCCAGAAGATCTTCTTCCTGCCCGAGGCCCACACGGACTTCATCCTCGCGGTGATCGGCGAGGAGCTCGGCGTGGTCGGGGTGTGGGCGCTGCTGTTCCTCTACGGGCTGATCGCGTACGCGGGCCTGCGGGCGGCGAAGGCGGCGAAGGGCGCGTACGCCTCGCTGCTCGCGGTCGGCGTGACCTCGCTGATCCTGTGCCAGGCCCTGCTGAACCTGTTCACCGTGCTGGGCATGGCGCCGTTGACCGGCGTGCCGCTGCCGTTCATCTCCTCGGGGTCCTCGTCGCTCATCGTGCTGCTGGCCGGGATGGGCCTGCTGCTGAACGTCTCGTCGGGGCGCACTGCGCATCTGATGCCGGTTCGGTCAGGATCGAGGGATGACGAAGGTGCTGATCGCCGCCGGGGGAACGGCCGGCCACGTGGTGCCCGCGCTGGCGGTCGCCGGCGCGCTGCAGGCTGACGGCGCCGAGGTCGCCTGGGTCGGCGGGGAGCGGGCGGAGGCGTCGCTCGTGCCGGAAGCGGGGATCCGGTTCCTGCCCGTCAGGGTGAGCGGGCTGTCGCGCTCGAATCCGCTGAAGGCGGCGCGGGCGGTGCTGCAGGCGTTCGGCGCGGTGGCGGCGGCGTGGCGGATCCTCGGCCGCGAGCGGCCCGACGCGGTGCTGGGCGGCGGCGGCTACGTCGCCGGGCCGGTCGGTCTCGCGGCGGTGCTGCGGCGCGTACCCCTCGTGCTGACCGAGGCCGACTCGCACCTCGGGCTGACGAACCGGCTGCTGGCGCGGTTCGCGCGGCGGGTGTGCCTGGCGTTCCCGATCGACGGTCGCGACGAGCCGCGGTTCCGGGTGACCGGGCGGCCCGTGCCGGCGCCGTCGACGGACCGGGCGGCGGCGCGGCTGCGGTTCGGCATCCCCGACGACGCGGTGTGCGTGCTCGTCTTCGGTGGCTCGCTCGGGGCCAGGACGATCAACGATGCCGCGGTCGCGGGGCTGGCCGACGCGGGTTGCTGGGTGCTGCATGCGTCGGGGCATCGCGACTTCGACGAGCTGCGGGCGCGGCTGGGCGCGCCGCCACGCTACGTCCTCGAGCCGTACATCCAGCCGTTCGGCGACGCGCTCGTGGCGAGCGACCTGGTCGTGGCGCGCTCGGGGGGCTCGATCTTCGAGATCGCCGCGCACGGGCGGCCGGCTCTGCTCGTGCCGTATCCGCACGCGGCGGCGGACCACCAGACCGCGAACGCGCGGTGGATGGTGGATTCGGGGGCGGCGGTGGTCGTGACCGACGCGGAGCTCAGCGGGGCGCGGCTGCGCAGCGAGGTGGACCGGCTCCTGGCCGAGCCCGCCCGCCTGGCCGCGATGGCGTCGGCGTCGGCCGGGCTGGCCCGCGTGGACGCGGCGCGCGAGATCGCGCGCGAGGTGCTCAGCGCGGCCGGGCGGGGCGGGTGAGCTCGGGGGTGGTTCGTCTCATCGCCGGTCGGTGGTGGTGAGACTCGCCACGAGGTCGTCGCCGATCTCCGGAAGGCCGCGGTGGCGGCGGATGTCGTTGCGTGCCTCGATCATCTGCTCGATGTCGGTGTCCTCGACCTCGGCCTGGGCGGCGCAGGAGCGCTCGAGCGGGCCGGCTCGGTCGCCGAAGCGCTCGTGCCGGCGCGGCTGCGCGAGGCTCATCACCAGCGTCAGCAGGATCCCGAACGACCCGAGGCCGACCACCACGAGCGGCTCCATGACGCGCAGCCTACGCCTCGCGCACGCCGGGCGTGACCGCCGCGTCCGGCGAGGAACGCCGGGCGCGCCGTACGATCTCGGGCCGTGACCGACCAGCCCTGGACCGGACGGCGGGTGCACGTCCTCGGCATCGGCGGGGCGGGCATGAGCGCGTACGCCCTCGCCGCCCAGGCGCTGGGTGCGACGGTGACCGGCTCCGACCGCGCGTCGTCGCCGTACCTCGAGCGGGTGCGGGCGGCGGGTATCGCCGCGGTCGTCGGCCACGACGGCGCGAACGTGCCGGCGGGCGATGGCGTCGAGGTGTTCGCGTCGACCGCCGTGCCCGCGGACAACCCCGAGGTGGTCGCGGCGCACGCGCGCGGGCTGGAGGTCCGGCCGCGCGAGGACCTCCTCGCCGAGCTGACCGCGCTACGGCGCACGATCGCGGTGGCCGGGGCCCACGGCAAGACGACGACCTCGGCGATGGTCGCGCACGTGCTGCTCGAGTGCGGGCTGGACCCCGGATACCTCATCGGCGGGGTCGTGCGGTCGACCGGCAGCAACGGCGCGTGGGGCGGCGGCGAGTGGCTGGTCGTCGAGGCCGACGAGTCCGACCGGTCGATGCTGCGGCTGCACGTCGACGTGGCGGTCGTGACGAACGTCGAGCTCGACCACCATGCGACGTACGCTGATCTCGACGAGCTCGAGGACTGCTTCCGGGCGTTCCTGCGCGGCGCACCGCAGGCGATCGTCTGGAGGCGCCCCGAGCTTCTGGCCCTGCGCGAGAAGCTCCCGGTGATCGCGTACGACGTGGACGACGCGGACGCGGCGCTGTCGGCGCAGGGGTCGCGGTTCGCGTGGCGCGGTGAGGAGGTCGTGCTGCGGGTGCCGGGCATCCACAATGCGCGCAACGCCGCGGCGGCGCTCGAGGCCAGCGCGCTGGTGGGGGTCGCCCCGGCCGACGCCGTACGGGCCATCGGCACGTTCGCGGGGGCGGGCCGGCGCTTCGAGCGGCTGGGGGAGACCGCATGGGGCGCGCTCGTCGTCGACGACTACGCGCACCACCCCACCGAGGTGGCGGCGACGATCGCCGCGGCGCGCACCCTCGGCGCGGGCCGGCGGGTGGTGGCGATCTTCCAGCCGCACCTGTACTCGCGCACGCAGGCGCTGGCGGGCGACTTCGGCACGGCGCTGCGGGGGGCCGACGAGGTGGTGCTGCTCGACGTCTACCCGGCCCGCGAGCGGGCCGAGGACTTCCCCGGGGTCAGCTCGCAGCTCGTCGTGTGGGCCACGGACGACCGCGCGCACTGGTGGCGCCGTCCCGAGAGCGCGCCGGGCCTGCTCGAGAAGCTGTCCGGGCGGGGCGACGTGCTGCTGTTCATGGGCGCCGGGGACATCGACCGGCTGGCACGGTCGTTCGTGGTCTGACGCGCAGGCAGGACGTCGCCCGTCGAGGGCGAACATCGGATCGATGGTCGCCGCCGCCCGCCATCTCCGGCCTCCGCGCCTGCGCGCGCGCGCCTGGGTGCTCCTCGCCTTGCTGCTCGCCGCCGCCGCGTTCGGCGCGTGGCTGTGGGTCCGCGACTCGAGCCTCGTCCGCGTCGAGCAGGTGACGGTCAGCGGTGCGACGGGCGCCGAGGCGCCGGAGGTCCGCCAGGCGCTCGACCAGGCCGCGCGCGAGATGACGACGCTGCACGTCGACACGGGCCGGCTGCGCAAGGCGGTGGCGATGTACCCGCAGGTCAAGGACCTCCGCGCCGAGGCCGACCTCCTGCACCGCCTGAACATCGAGGTGATCGAGCGCCCGCCGGTCGCCGCCCTCAGCGTGGACGGCAAGCGCACGCCCGTCGCGGCCGACGGCATGCTCCTGCAGGGTCGCCTGTCGCCGGCGGGGCTGCCGGTCGTCAAGGTGCCGGCCCTGCCCGCCGGCGGCCGGGTCACCGGCGGCCAGACCTTCCGCGCGCTCGACGCGATCGCCGCCGCGCCCGCCGCCCTGCGCCGTCACATCGCGCGCGTGCAGATCGGCCGGACCGGGATCGAGGCGGTCGTCGAGCGCGGTCCCCGCATCCTCCTGGGCGACGGCTCACGGCCCCGCGCGAAGTGGATCGCCGCCGCCCGCGTGCTGGGCGACCGCGACGCGGCGGGCGCCACCTACATCGACGTCCGGCTGCCCGAGCGGCCGGTCGCCGGAGGGCTGCCGACGAGCGCGACGGCCGATCCGGCGCAAGCCTCGACCTCGACTGGAGCCTGACTCCCGAATCGGCGGCACTCTCGCGCGGCCATCGAGACTTCGCGCTTTTGCAACGATCGTTGCGACGCTAGTCTTCGCGTTGACTTTTCGGAAACGCCGTGCATACCGTGCTTTCAGCGTTTTCCCCGGAAAGCGCGAGAAAACTCTCAACGCTATCTAGAGACTCGGACACACCTTCATGGAGAGCAGCGGCAGCTACCTGGCCGTCATCAAGGTCGTCGGCGTGGGCGGCGGCGGAACCAACGCCGTCAGCCGCATGGTCGACGCGGGCCTGCGCGGCGTCGAGTTCATCTCGGCGAACACCGACTCTCAGGCGCTCCAGATGACGGAGGCCGACATCAAGCTCAACATCGGTCACGACCTCACGAAGGGGCTCGGGGCCGGGGCGAACCCGGATGTCGGCTACGGCGCGGCCGCGGAGTCGCGCGACGACATCAAGGAGGCGCTCAAGGGCGCCGACATGGTGTTCGTCACCGCGGGCGAGGGCGGCGGCACCGGCACCGGCGCCGCGCCCGTCATCGCGGACATCGCGAAGAACGAAATCGGCGCGCTCACCGTCGGCGTCGTGACGAAGCCGTTCGAGTTCGAGGGCACGCAGCGCACGCGCCAGGCCGAGGAGGGCATCCAGCGCCTGCGCGAGGTCGTGGACACGCTCATCGTGATCCCGAACGAGAAGCTGCTCGCCGTCATCGAGCGCCGCACCTCGATCCTCGACGCGTTCCGCGAGGCCGACAACGTCCTGCGCCAGGGCGTCCAGGGCATCACCGACCTCATCACGATCCCGGGCCTGATCAACCTCGACTTCGCGGACGTCCGCACGATCATGCACGACGCCGGGTCGGCCCTCATGGGCATCGGCACGGCCGGCGGCGAGAACCGCGCGGCCGAGGCGGCCAAGATGGCGATCTCCTCCCCGCTGCTCGAGGAGTCCGTCGAGGGCGCCACCGGCATCCTGCTGAACATCACCGGCGGTCAGGACCTCGGGCTGTTCGAGGTCAACGAGGCGGCCGAGATCGTCAACACCGCGTCGGACGCGTCGGCGAACATCATCTTCGGGGCGGTCATCGACCCGGCGATGAGCGAC from Capillimicrobium parvum encodes the following:
- the ftsW gene encoding putative lipid II flippase FtsW, translated to MARTRAAAREQPVEHRILLTATLCLLAAGAVMVYSASSARTLLEGQGDGTAYLVKYVMWGVVGIVIMQVVARMDLRRVRDLTPMLVGVSVVMLLAVKVPGVGVQVNGATRWLGAGPLQFQPSELAKIALVLYAVRLISEKPKLVLTLKGIFRPLGMVVGACALLIVSQPDLGTFLVIAFTLTAVLVAAGMPLKLLGKCLLVGVLLIGLFALLEPYRRDRLTAFIDPWAHADTIGYQSAQGQIALGSGGFLGRGLGESVQKIFFLPEAHTDFILAVIGEELGVVGVWALLFLYGLIAYAGLRAAKAAKGAYASLLAVGVTSLILCQALLNLFTVLGMAPLTGVPLPFISSGSSSLIVLLAGMGLLLNVSSGRTAHLMPVRSGSRDDEGADRRRGNGRPRGARAGGRRRAAG
- the murG gene encoding undecaprenyldiphospho-muramoylpentapeptide beta-N-acetylglucosaminyltransferase, with protein sequence MTKVLIAAGGTAGHVVPALAVAGALQADGAEVAWVGGERAEASLVPEAGIRFLPVRVSGLSRSNPLKAARAVLQAFGAVAAAWRILGRERPDAVLGGGGYVAGPVGLAAVLRRVPLVLTEADSHLGLTNRLLARFARRVCLAFPIDGRDEPRFRVTGRPVPAPSTDRAAARLRFGIPDDAVCVLVFGGSLGARTINDAAVAGLADAGCWVLHASGHRDFDELRARLGAPPRYVLEPYIQPFGDALVASDLVVARSGGSIFEIAAHGRPALLVPYPHAAADHQTANARWMVDSGAAVVVTDAELSGARLRSEVDRLLAEPARLAAMASASAGLARVDAAREIAREVLSAAGRGG
- a CDS encoding UDP-N-acetylmuramoyl-tripeptide--D-alanyl-D-alanine ligase, with the translated sequence MRAWSPDRVARAAGGRLVAPAPVTTGPRRVVIDSREVTEGDLFVGLPGAALDGGAFAARALQAGAWGTLTTPAHAAETRGTTPGAVIAVDDPIAGLHRLATEWRRALEVQVIGITGSTGKTSTKDLLAGMLRPYRRTVATAQNLNTEIGVPLTILSAPADTEVLVLEMAMRGLGQIAELAAIAEPDVGVIVNIGPVHLELLGSITAIAAAKAELIAGLRGGGTAVVPVDEPLLEPYHRHDLSWITFGLGGDVADLGDVRIPFESAHMRRNALAALGATRAVGVEPRGLVDVELSARRGQRVELDNGAVILNDCYNANPMSMRAALDELHRAPGRRVAVLGDMLELGPDEIRFHEEIGAYARERSDVLVTVGPLAAHMGGDYSVADAAAAAALVEEIVSEGDTVLVKASRGVGLEAVAEAL
- the ftsZ gene encoding cell division protein FtsZ, whose protein sequence is MESSGSYLAVIKVVGVGGGGTNAVSRMVDAGLRGVEFISANTDSQALQMTEADIKLNIGHDLTKGLGAGANPDVGYGAAAESRDDIKEALKGADMVFVTAGEGGGTGTGAAPVIADIAKNEIGALTVGVVTKPFEFEGTQRTRQAEEGIQRLREVVDTLIVIPNEKLLAVIERRTSILDAFREADNVLRQGVQGITDLITIPGLINLDFADVRTIMHDAGSALMGIGTAGGENRAAEAAKMAISSPLLEESVEGATGILLNITGGQDLGLFEVNEAAEIVNTASDASANIIFGAVIDPAMSDDVRVTVIATGFDHGRARPSSAREETRTRRRDRDVRMDERQRSSLEISDDDIDIPPFLR
- a CDS encoding cell division protein FtsQ/DivIB; the protein is MVAAARHLRPPRLRARAWVLLALLLAAAAFGAWLWVRDSSLVRVEQVTVSGATGAEAPEVRQALDQAAREMTTLHVDTGRLRKAVAMYPQVKDLRAEADLLHRLNIEVIERPPVAALSVDGKRTPVAADGMLLQGRLSPAGLPVVKVPALPAGGRVTGGQTFRALDAIAAAPAALRRHIARVQIGRTGIEAVVERGPRILLGDGSRPRAKWIAAARVLGDRDAAGATYIDVRLPERPVAGGLPTSATADPAQASTSTGA
- the mraY gene encoding phospho-N-acetylmuramoyl-pentapeptide-transferase, producing MGEVLIGGTAALLICVFLSPRFIAFLRVREFGQHIREEGPEGHHAKAGTPTMGGIIIFLAVSAPFLILSDYDWRAVGVYLAAMLCALLGFADDYTKIVRRRSLGLRARTKLGVTIAISLLLWYIAKEKAGLPATLRLRFVDAQVDLGIFYPVLIYLVVAGTTSAVNLTDGLDGLAAGCAAIVLLAYIGITFVTTGQKDLALLCACLVGACIGFLWFNAFPATIFMGDTGSLGLGGAIAGIAVMTKTEVLLILLGGIFVIEALSVLIQVFSFQTFRKRVFLMAPIHHHFELMAWSETKIILRFWIIAAVCAAIGFTIYQQSLS
- the murC gene encoding UDP-N-acetylmuramate--L-alanine ligase, which gives rise to MTDQPWTGRRVHVLGIGGAGMSAYALAAQALGATVTGSDRASSPYLERVRAAGIAAVVGHDGANVPAGDGVEVFASTAVPADNPEVVAAHARGLEVRPREDLLAELTALRRTIAVAGAHGKTTTSAMVAHVLLECGLDPGYLIGGVVRSTGSNGAWGGGEWLVVEADESDRSMLRLHVDVAVVTNVELDHHATYADLDELEDCFRAFLRGAPQAIVWRRPELLALREKLPVIAYDVDDADAALSAQGSRFAWRGEEVVLRVPGIHNARNAAAALEASALVGVAPADAVRAIGTFAGAGRRFERLGETAWGALVVDDYAHHPTEVAATIAAARTLGAGRRVVAIFQPHLYSRTQALAGDFGTALRGADEVVLLDVYPARERAEDFPGVSSQLVVWATDDRAHWWRRPESAPGLLEKLSGRGDVLLFMGAGDIDRLARSFVV